One Arthrobacter sp. StoSoilB20 DNA segment encodes these proteins:
- a CDS encoding PHP domain-containing protein, which yields MDPIEALDEISFWLERSQAPTFKVQAFRKAADAVRQLSPEQLAKLAGSGRITSLKGVGNRSAEVITQALEDRVPEYLADLRERGTESLASGGEMLRAALRGDLHSHSNWSDGGSPIEAMVAAARTLGREYLALTDHSPNLTIANGLSVERLEKQLGVVDGINASSDGFRLLKGIEVDILEDGTLDQAPPMLAQLDVVVASVHSKLRSDKKTMTTRMLGGISDPHTNVLGHCTGRLVQGSRGTRPESEFDAAKVFKECAEWGVAVEINSRPERQDPPDNLIAMALDAGCLFSIDSDAHAPGQLDFLQYGAERAERLGVPKERIVTTWPLEQLREWLSLKK from the coding sequence ATGGATCCTATCGAGGCGCTCGACGAAATCTCCTTTTGGCTCGAACGCAGCCAAGCCCCCACCTTCAAGGTCCAGGCCTTCCGAAAGGCGGCCGACGCCGTGCGGCAGCTATCGCCCGAACAACTGGCGAAGCTTGCAGGCAGCGGGCGGATCACCAGCCTCAAAGGCGTCGGCAACCGGAGCGCTGAAGTCATCACGCAGGCCCTCGAAGACCGGGTACCGGAGTATCTTGCGGACCTGCGCGAGCGCGGAACGGAATCGTTGGCATCCGGCGGGGAAATGCTGCGGGCGGCTCTTCGGGGCGATCTCCACAGTCACAGCAACTGGTCCGACGGCGGCTCCCCCATCGAAGCAATGGTGGCAGCGGCCCGGACGCTCGGCCGTGAGTATCTTGCCCTCACAGACCACTCCCCCAATCTGACCATCGCCAATGGCCTGAGCGTGGAACGGCTTGAAAAGCAGCTCGGCGTGGTGGATGGGATCAACGCAAGCTCTGATGGTTTCCGCCTCCTGAAAGGAATTGAAGTAGATATCCTCGAGGACGGAACCCTGGACCAGGCTCCCCCCATGCTGGCCCAGTTGGATGTGGTGGTCGCCAGCGTCCACTCGAAGCTCCGCTCGGACAAAAAAACCATGACAACGCGGATGCTGGGCGGCATCAGCGATCCCCATACCAACGTGCTGGGGCATTGCACCGGGCGCCTGGTCCAGGGATCGCGGGGAACACGGCCCGAATCCGAATTCGATGCCGCAAAAGTTTTCAAGGAGTGCGCGGAGTGGGGCGTCGCGGTCGAAATCAATTCCCGTCCCGAGCGGCAGGACCCGCCGGACAACCTCATTGCCATGGCCTTGGACGCAGGCTGCCTCTTCAGCATCGACAGTGACGCCCACGCTCCCGGCCAACTGGATTTCCTGCAGTACGGGGCAGAACGCGCTGAAAGACTGGGGGTGCCCAAGGAACGGAT
- a CDS encoding DUF4383 domain-containing protein has product MRTSPNRLIATIFGAVYLLVGVLGFFVTSGIGFFATEGANLIIFAVNPLHNIIHLAIGAALLYSGMNSVTLSKSVNTAVGGVYLLVGILGLFLVGSSLNIIALNGADNVLHLASAVVLLGVALSQDKAAVASAHA; this is encoded by the coding sequence ATGCGTACTTCGCCCAATCGCCTGATCGCCACCATCTTCGGAGCTGTCTACCTCCTGGTAGGCGTGCTCGGATTCTTTGTTACCTCGGGAATCGGCTTCTTCGCCACCGAGGGCGCCAACCTGATCATCTTCGCCGTGAACCCCCTCCACAACATCATCCACCTGGCCATTGGCGCCGCCCTTCTGTACTCCGGCATGAACAGCGTCACGCTGTCCAAGTCGGTCAACACCGCTGTCGGTGGCGTCTACCTCCTGGTAGGCATCCTGGGCCTGTTCCTGGTGGGTTCCTCACTGAACATCATCGCCCTCAACGGCGCGGACAACGTCCTGCACCTCGCCAGCGCCGTGGTCCTGCTCGGTGTTGCCCTGTCCCAGGACAAGGCCGCAGTGGCTTCCGCCCACGCCTGA